A stretch of Streptococcus chenjunshii DNA encodes these proteins:
- a CDS encoding ABC1 kinase family protein — MANNRLREIVRVFSAVGLTGLKERRKGLDEQTVPQKLRAAFEELGPSFVKIGQILSTRSDLLPEPYIKELSKLQDSVLPLPAGQALQAIEAELGQPVGRVFRTVSEEPLASASVAQTHRAVFLSGQEVVIKIQRPHLTEIISEDIAILLRLSKKMPKRFLPSVDLREVLLQLKESLAAEIDFRQEAQAMLDFAEKNQSVNCLAVPQVFTDFTTRHMIVEEYIPGIPINHYEALLKEGYDLEDIGRKLMLSFIKQVFKDGYFHGDPHPGNLLIHNNKIYFIDFGIMGQLQDDMRASLNDVLYSFTTQDVDGMAKAILTVTEADSSLIDKVGFSQDIEQMLTKYANLDLGNLFIADLLTDLLSVSQRNHLKAPPQITVLGKAVLQIEGIFRELAPDVNLMTLAKHYFIENMGQDMLTQVLNRESLLIELFYLLKNGKNIPRKVNELSEKLLSGRLLINYDIHDYSKRMRSLQRLADRFVLTFIFMALLLAASILSFNPPFLLLAKVLFLLAGLVLVSLLFLIISSRKF; from the coding sequence ATGGCGAATAATCGTTTGCGGGAGATTGTCAGGGTTTTTTCTGCTGTTGGCCTGACAGGATTGAAAGAAAGGCGGAAAGGGCTTGATGAACAGACTGTGCCGCAAAAATTACGGGCAGCTTTTGAAGAGTTAGGTCCGAGTTTTGTTAAAATCGGGCAAATTTTATCGACTCGCAGCGATTTACTGCCTGAACCTTATATCAAAGAGCTCAGCAAGCTGCAGGATTCCGTTTTGCCGCTGCCTGCAGGGCAGGCACTACAGGCGATTGAAGCGGAACTGGGTCAGCCTGTCGGCCGCGTTTTTCGCACAGTTTCTGAGGAACCGCTGGCCAGTGCCTCAGTTGCGCAGACTCACCGAGCGGTCTTTCTGTCAGGCCAGGAAGTTGTTATTAAAATTCAGCGTCCGCATTTAACAGAAATTATCAGTGAAGATATTGCGATTCTTCTGCGTCTTTCTAAAAAAATGCCCAAACGTTTCCTTCCTTCAGTTGATTTAAGAGAGGTTTTGCTGCAGTTGAAGGAAAGTTTGGCGGCTGAAATTGATTTTCGGCAAGAAGCACAGGCCATGCTGGATTTTGCTGAAAAAAATCAGTCGGTTAACTGTCTGGCAGTCCCACAGGTTTTCACGGATTTTACTACTCGGCATATGATTGTTGAGGAATATATTCCGGGGATTCCAATTAATCATTACGAGGCGCTCCTTAAAGAAGGTTATGATCTGGAAGATATCGGCAGGAAACTGATGCTGAGTTTTATTAAGCAGGTTTTTAAAGACGGTTACTTTCACGGCGATCCGCATCCTGGCAATCTTCTTATCCATAATAATAAAATTTATTTTATTGACTTTGGTATTATGGGCCAGCTTCAGGATGATATGCGGGCTTCTCTTAATGATGTGCTCTACAGTTTTACGACACAAGATGTTGATGGCATGGCCAAGGCGATTTTAACGGTGACAGAGGCAGACAGCAGTTTGATTGATAAAGTTGGTTTTTCTCAAGATATCGAACAGATGCTGACCAAATATGCAAACTTAGACTTGGGCAATTTATTCATCGCTGATTTGTTAACCGACTTGCTGAGTGTTTCTCAGCGTAATCATCTTAAAGCGCCGCCGCAGATTACGGTCTTAGGGAAAGCTGTTCTTCAGATTGAAGGGATTTTTCGGGAGCTGGCTCCTGATGTCAATTTGATGACACTGGCCAAACATTATTTTATTGAGAATATGGGACAGGATATGCTGACACAGGTCCTCAATCGGGAGAGCCTGCTAATCGAACTGTTTTACCTTTTGAAAAACGGCAAAAATATTCCCCGAAAAGTCAATGAACTCTCCGAAAAGCTTCTCAGCGGCCGCCTGCTTATCAATTATGATATTCATGACTACAGCAAGCGGATGCGAAGCCTGCAGAGGCTTGCTGACCGCTTTGTTTTGACTTTTATCTTTATGGCTCTGCTTTTAGCTGCCAGCATCCTATCGTTTAATCCCCCGTTTCTATTGCTGGCGAAAGTGCTTTTTCTTCTGGCGGGCTTGGTACTTGTCAGCCTACTCTTTTTGATTATAAGCAGCCGGAAATTTTGA
- a CDS encoding BglG family transcription antiterminator — MLLTKREEQVLKAFQDFGKLSINNISDILKVSKRTVYRTLADLTESLNQFNISIIKEGNQYVLTGELERLGEFTSQTVFSRNERLNLIAFRLLTAQAEVTNDDLQSDFAVSNVTIIQDIADIEKRLSDFDLQLIRKGGYSISPESSELRRVLAVLMTNNISVSDFWQHDYGSFKAVSSSYLENATLVFQSHQSDLPEIDAKMSQFFIVLLALTGYGTVPDSPSPLVSKTALDFAKSVYADLSEKNGLFYPIQEILYYAAVLDELVIKRQETPLFNENFDSEFFYNVSNLIDKVALYTKINFAKDQTLFKFLFNHIRLSLAIPIIFEDSANITLRHSALNHSEYLHRVVTLLVKEIFPVYLQSETEYELITLHFASSLRRSPDIYPIAILLLSDERPLACELLITRLKTLAPFVGTVKVKPAADFTALDRERYDSILSTQLTSAEDVKLVSIYPDGKELLQLQEYLQEIQANRDVKIRQEVQFEPSYDLQNYLLASQTLLSEFSYRQIENNPEFAETVRMVVEKIDYVTDQNYLADKLIERFTISPLAIPETHLALLHTYSSKVERSCFKVFELKRPVTALSMNHQEEEISRFLVMLTRLDETKEVRDLMTAISQSIIENHLYTEIYKTGNKDIIYQLLNQIFTEKIKKLEN, encoded by the coding sequence ATGCTATTAACGAAACGTGAAGAACAAGTGCTGAAAGCTTTCCAGGATTTTGGAAAGCTTTCAATCAATAATATTTCAGATATTCTAAAAGTTTCTAAGCGAACGGTTTATCGGACTCTGGCTGATTTGACAGAAAGCCTCAATCAGTTTAATATCAGTATCATTAAAGAAGGAAACCAATATGTATTGACCGGTGAATTAGAGCGTTTAGGAGAATTCACAAGCCAGACTGTTTTTTCACGAAATGAACGGCTGAATTTGATCGCCTTTAGATTGCTGACAGCACAGGCTGAAGTCACCAATGATGACCTTCAGTCAGATTTTGCGGTGAGCAATGTGACCATCATTCAGGATATTGCTGATATCGAAAAGCGCTTGTCGGATTTTGATTTACAGCTGATACGCAAAGGGGGCTACTCCATCAGCCCAGAAAGTTCTGAACTGCGACGGGTTTTAGCTGTGCTGATGACCAATAATATTTCTGTTTCGGACTTTTGGCAGCATGATTACGGTTCTTTTAAAGCTGTCAGCAGCTCTTATTTGGAAAATGCAACCCTTGTCTTTCAGTCGCATCAGTCAGATTTACCTGAAATCGATGCAAAGATGAGTCAGTTCTTTATTGTGTTGCTGGCTTTGACAGGGTATGGGACGGTTCCTGATTCCCCTTCGCCGCTGGTCAGTAAGACTGCTCTTGATTTTGCTAAGTCAGTTTATGCTGATTTGTCGGAAAAAAACGGTCTTTTTTACCCCATACAGGAAATTCTTTATTATGCCGCTGTCTTAGATGAATTAGTTATTAAAAGACAGGAAACACCGCTGTTTAACGAAAATTTTGACAGTGAATTTTTCTATAATGTTTCAAATCTTATTGATAAGGTCGCTTTATATACTAAAATTAATTTCGCTAAGGATCAGACCTTATTTAAATTTTTGTTTAACCATATCCGTTTAAGTTTAGCCATACCGATAATCTTTGAAGATTCAGCGAATATCACGCTCAGGCATTCTGCGCTCAATCACAGTGAGTATCTGCATCGTGTGGTGACACTGTTAGTCAAGGAAATTTTCCCTGTCTATTTGCAAAGTGAAACAGAGTATGAGTTAATCACCTTGCATTTCGCCTCCAGTCTAAGAAGAAGCCCCGATATTTATCCGATTGCGATTTTACTGTTAAGTGATGAACGGCCTTTAGCTTGTGAGCTTCTCATTACCCGTCTCAAAACACTGGCTCCTTTTGTAGGGACAGTCAAAGTAAAGCCTGCGGCTGATTTTACAGCTCTGGATAGGGAAAGATATGACAGTATTTTGTCCACTCAGCTGACCTCTGCAGAGGATGTCAAACTAGTCTCTATTTATCCTGACGGGAAAGAACTCCTGCAGCTTCAGGAATATTTACAGGAAATCCAAGCGAACCGTGATGTCAAAATCCGTCAGGAAGTTCAATTTGAGCCTTCCTATGATTTACAGAATTACCTGCTGGCCAGTCAGACCTTGCTGTCTGAGTTTTCCTACAGGCAGATAGAGAATAATCCTGAATTTGCAGAAACAGTCAGAATGGTCGTTGAAAAAATCGATTATGTGACTGATCAGAACTATTTGGCTGATAAACTGATAGAGCGTTTTACAATCAGCCCATTGGCCATTCCTGAGACACATCTGGCCTTGCTGCATACCTATTCCAGTAAAGTAGAGCGGTCGTGCTTTAAAGTTTTTGAACTCAAACGGCCTGTTACCGCTCTTTCCATGAATCATCAGGAAGAAGAAATTTCCCGTTTTTTGGTCATGCTGACCCGTCTGGATGAAACAAAAGAAGTGCGTGATTTAATGACCGCTATCAGCCAGTCGATTATCGAAAATCACCTCTATACTGAAATTTATAAGACCGGCAACAAAGATATTATTTACCAGCTGCTCAATCAGATTTTTACTGAAAAAATAAAGAAATTGGAGAATTAA
- a CDS encoding SP0191 family lipoprotein produces MKKISYGVLALFVLLGLTACIPIPNPKAGKTGSSERHSKVTTVTETTTETTTSEAAVTTDKYKYTQESDGIQQEILVSLTYKGTEYQSFKIDMTHTFSEEQQAQMRALDPATVQEVLGEYLNEEPGMSDLTGIEGVSLTSSLTEDYKWLVSITIDAKKTDFERLAQVEGFALDFTEVKNMSPKLFGLSLRIYGFEEVKE; encoded by the coding sequence ATGAAAAAAATTAGTTATGGTGTGTTAGCGTTGTTTGTATTGCTGGGGTTAACGGCATGTATTCCTATCCCTAATCCAAAAGCAGGCAAGACTGGTTCCTCTGAGCGGCATTCCAAAGTAACTACGGTGACAGAAACAACTACGGAAACTACTACATCAGAGGCTGCTGTAACGACTGATAAGTACAAATATACTCAAGAGTCAGACGGCATTCAGCAGGAGATACTAGTCAGTTTAACATATAAAGGAACAGAGTATCAAAGCTTTAAGATAGATATGACCCACACCTTCTCCGAAGAACAGCAGGCTCAAATGCGTGCCTTAGATCCTGCGACCGTTCAGGAAGTTTTAGGGGAGTATTTAAACGAAGAACCCGGAATGTCAGATTTAACGGGCATCGAAGGTGTCTCTCTCACAAGTTCTCTTACAGAAGATTATAAATGGCTCGTGAGCATTACTATTGATGCGAAAAAAACCGATTTTGAACGTCTGGCTCAGGTTGAAGGCTTTGCACTGGATTTCACGGAGGTTAAAAATATGTCCCCTAAATTATTTGGTCTGAGTCTGAGAATCTATGGCTTTGAGGAAGTTAAAGAATAA
- a CDS encoding SDR family oxidoreductase: MKVFVVGANGRVAESLLKELIKKGHQVFAGARSPEKVIQDDRIQTVSFDLHAELAELSAKLSGMDAVYFAAGSRGKDLLQTDAFGAVKVMQAAEKAGIKRFIMLSSILSTEPEKWQAAGIDRLKNYIIAKFFADEWLIHNTELDYTILQPGNLVEAESGSGLVDFTVEAMGQNSIPNVAEVLAEVLDKPNTFKKVIPMADGQTPIAQAVEQL, translated from the coding sequence ATGAAAGTATTTGTTGTAGGCGCAAATGGACGGGTCGCAGAGTCTCTGTTAAAAGAATTAATCAAGAAAGGCCATCAGGTTTTTGCTGGTGCTCGTTCTCCGGAAAAGGTTATCCAGGACGATCGGATTCAGACTGTTTCCTTCGATTTGCATGCTGAACTTGCAGAGTTGAGCGCTAAATTAAGCGGGATGGATGCCGTTTATTTTGCGGCCGGTTCCAGAGGAAAGGACTTACTGCAGACGGATGCTTTTGGAGCTGTCAAAGTTATGCAGGCGGCAGAGAAAGCTGGGATTAAGCGCTTTATCATGCTGAGTTCTATTTTATCGACAGAACCTGAAAAATGGCAGGCTGCCGGTATTGATAGGCTGAAAAATTACATTATTGCCAAGTTTTTTGCAGATGAATGGTTGATTCATAACACTGAGCTTGATTATACAATCCTGCAGCCTGGTAATCTGGTTGAAGCTGAGAGCGGCAGCGGTTTAGTTGATTTTACAGTAGAAGCAATGGGACAAAACAGCATTCCGAATGTTGCAGAGGTATTAGCCGAAGTACTGGATAAACCTAATACCTTTAAAAAGGTTATCCCTATGGCAGACGGACAAACACCGATTGCACAGGCTGTAGAACAGCTTTAA
- a CDS encoding phasin family protein yields MDDLKKVLLAGIGLTSMTLEKADSFVKELVAKGRLTVEEGKELQSELKRKGQAEAKEVLAKFDQQKQQVQYANKEDVARLEEKLDALLKRFEKEEE; encoded by the coding sequence ATGGATGACTTAAAGAAAGTTTTGCTGGCTGGCATTGGCTTAACGTCAATGACTTTGGAAAAAGCAGACAGCTTTGTTAAAGAATTAGTGGCTAAAGGGCGTTTGACAGTTGAAGAAGGCAAAGAACTGCAGAGCGAGCTGAAACGCAAAGGACAGGCGGAAGCAAAAGAAGTCCTCGCAAAATTTGATCAGCAAAAGCAGCAGGTTCAGTATGCAAACAAAGAGGATGTTGCACGCCTTGAAGAAAAGCTGGATGCTTTGCTGAAACGGTTCGAAAAAGAAGAAGAATAG
- a CDS encoding AraC family transcriptional regulator produces MSAKNDTFKQKKEDRRHLLPYHFFDTYVENGRPDVLFHWHPEIEINYVYEGSARYHIDYDFFNSQPGDIIFIRPNGMHSIHPIADRTHHTDTFQFHLDMIGNATVDQVSLRYLQPLQTSSFKFVPRIQPDMTGYEEIKDAVFQIFELSRNEGRHFEILLKAKLNELIYLLYYHRYVLRKNTDDTYRKNERMRELIDFINHNYQHNLSISYLADFMGYSKTHFMTVFKQQTGTSCTEFVIQVRLNKASDLLLNSADPILEIASSVGFNNLSNFNRQFKNYFHVTPSQYRKQFSKSRGRLTPIRSARNQQKESGTTIGKLS; encoded by the coding sequence ATGAGCGCTAAAAATGATACTTTTAAACAAAAAAAAGAAGACCGGCGGCATTTGCTTCCCTATCATTTTTTTGATACCTATGTTGAGAACGGCCGGCCTGATGTTCTTTTCCATTGGCATCCAGAAATCGAAATTAATTATGTGTATGAGGGGTCGGCCAGATATCATATCGATTATGATTTTTTCAACAGCCAGCCTGGTGATATTATCTTCATCAGACCCAACGGTATGCACTCCATTCACCCAATCGCAGATAGGACACATCATACAGATACCTTTCAGTTCCATTTGGATATGATCGGTAATGCCACAGTTGATCAGGTCAGCCTGCGCTATTTGCAGCCGCTGCAGACCAGCAGCTTCAAATTTGTTCCCAGAATTCAGCCCGATATGACTGGTTATGAGGAAATCAAAGATGCTGTCTTTCAGATTTTTGAACTTTCCCGCAACGAAGGACGGCATTTTGAAATTCTTTTGAAAGCAAAGCTCAACGAACTGATTTACCTGCTCTATTATCACCGCTATGTCCTGAGAAAAAATACCGATGATACTTATCGTAAAAATGAACGGATGCGTGAACTGATCGATTTTATCAATCATAATTATCAGCACAACCTGTCCATCAGCTATTTAGCTGATTTTATGGGTTACAGCAAGACACATTTTATGACTGTTTTTAAACAGCAGACAGGTACTTCCTGCACAGAATTTGTGATTCAGGTCCGCCTTAATAAAGCCAGCGATCTGCTGCTGAATTCTGCGGATCCTATTTTAGAGATTGCCAGCAGCGTAGGTTTTAACAATCTTTCCAACTTCAACCGCCAGTTTAAAAATTATTTTCATGTCACCCCCAGCCAATACCGCAAACAATTCAGTAAATCCAGAGGCCGTCTGACGCCAATCAGATCAGCTAGAAACCAGCAAAAAGAGAGTGGGACAACAATCGGTAAATTGTCATAA
- a CDS encoding PTS mannitol-specific transporter subunit IIBC, which yields MENKSSLKVRVQKLGTALSNMVMPNIGAFIAWGILTTLFIDTGWLPNPTLNVMVSPILTYLLPVLIGYTGGYNVYGQRGAVVGAIATFGAVAGSDVPMFIGAMIMGPLGAWCIKKFDQVFQDKVKAGFEMLVNNFSAGIIGFILIILAFLAVGPVVSHLTNAIGVGVQAIVEARLLPLANILIEPAKILFLNNALNHGIFTPLGAEQVAAAGKSILFLLETNPGPGLGVLLAFAIFGKGSAKSSSWGAMVIHFLGGIHEIYFPYVMMKPLLFLAVIAGGVSGTFTFQLLGAGLSGAASPGSIIAILAMTPRGGYLPVLAGVLVATAVSFFVAAPILKADNSEEDSLAEAQAATQAAKAESKGQGSAAPLSAEEISTDSVKQIIFACDAGMGSSAMGASILRDKVKKAGLDLPVSNKAISNLTDTPNTLIVTQEELADRAAQKTPSAVHVAVDNFLATPKYDDIVSMLTGTASQSADAQPDSAAGNSDDAEIDLNYIDEVVFAYGRSRGSATMGQTTLEAIFKNNGIAVPVSKAANSDLGKFNAKNILLVTTIDNQAQVQQEAPKAQILVVDSLVTTPEYDKMVARMHK from the coding sequence ATGGAAAACAAAAGTTCATTAAAAGTCAGAGTGCAAAAACTAGGTACAGCTCTTTCTAATATGGTTATGCCTAATATTGGAGCTTTTATCGCCTGGGGAATTTTAACCACTCTGTTTATTGATACCGGCTGGCTGCCGAATCCGACCCTCAATGTGATGGTCAGTCCAATTTTGACTTATTTACTGCCTGTCTTAATCGGCTATACTGGCGGTTATAACGTTTACGGCCAGCGCGGTGCTGTGGTCGGAGCGATTGCGACTTTCGGAGCAGTAGCAGGATCAGATGTGCCTATGTTCATTGGGGCAATGATTATGGGACCGTTGGGAGCATGGTGTATTAAGAAATTTGACCAGGTCTTTCAGGATAAAGTAAAAGCCGGGTTTGAGATGCTGGTTAACAATTTTTCTGCTGGTATTATCGGTTTTATTCTCATTATTCTGGCTTTCTTGGCAGTCGGTCCGGTTGTCTCCCACCTGACAAATGCTATCGGTGTCGGTGTGCAGGCGATTGTTGAAGCAAGACTGCTGCCGCTTGCCAATATTTTGATTGAACCCGCTAAGATTCTTTTCCTTAATAACGCACTTAATCATGGTATTTTTACGCCGCTTGGAGCTGAGCAGGTAGCCGCAGCAGGCAAGTCTATTCTCTTCCTGCTCGAAACAAACCCTGGACCCGGCCTTGGTGTTCTGCTTGCCTTTGCTATTTTTGGTAAGGGCTCTGCTAAATCTTCTTCTTGGGGAGCGATGGTTATCCACTTCTTGGGTGGTATCCATGAAATTTATTTCCCATATGTCATGATGAAACCTTTGCTTTTCTTGGCTGTTATTGCAGGCGGTGTGTCCGGCACCTTTACTTTCCAGCTTTTGGGAGCAGGTCTTTCAGGCGCAGCTTCACCTGGTTCAATTATTGCCATTTTAGCGATGACTCCTCGCGGAGGTTACCTGCCTGTTCTTGCTGGTGTACTGGTTGCTACAGCTGTTTCTTTCTTTGTAGCTGCTCCAATCCTCAAAGCAGATAATTCTGAAGAAGATTCTCTGGCTGAAGCTCAAGCTGCTACGCAGGCTGCTAAGGCTGAGTCAAAAGGACAAGGCTCAGCAGCTCCTCTGTCCGCAGAAGAGATTTCAACAGATTCGGTTAAGCAAATTATTTTTGCTTGTGATGCCGGTATGGGAAGTTCAGCAATGGGGGCTTCTATCCTTCGTGATAAAGTGAAAAAAGCTGGTCTTGATTTACCGGTTTCTAATAAAGCTATCTCCAATTTGACTGATACGCCTAATACTTTAATTGTCACTCAAGAGGAATTGGCAGACCGGGCTGCTCAGAAAACTCCGAGTGCGGTCCATGTTGCTGTCGATAATTTCCTGGCGACTCCAAAATATGACGACATTGTTTCTATGCTTACCGGAACAGCTTCTCAATCAGCAGATGCTCAGCCGGATTCGGCTGCTGGCAATTCTGATGATGCTGAGATTGATTTGAACTACATTGATGAAGTGGTCTTTGCCTACGGGCGGTCAAGAGGTTCAGCGACTATGGGGCAGACAACACTGGAAGCTATCTTCAAAAATAATGGTATTGCTGTTCCTGTGTCTAAAGCTGCCAATAGCGATTTAGGGAAATTTAATGCTAAAAATATCCTGTTGGTGACGACTATTGATAATCAGGCACAAGTTCAGCAGGAAGCGCCTAAAGCTCAGATTTTGGTAGTTGACAGTTTGGTGACAACACCTGAATATGATAAAATGGTCGCCCGCATGCATAAATAA
- a CDS encoding glycoside hydrolase family 1 protein, with protein sequence MTKTVFPENFLWGGATAANQFEGAYNVDGKGLSVQDVTPQGGMPAKIGDLDPLITDEPTPDNLKLEGIDFYHRYKEDIALFAEMGFKVFRLSIAWSRIFPNGDEKEPNEAGLEFYDKVFDELAKYNIEPLVTLSHYETPLHLARQYNGWASRELISFYERYVRTVFNRYKNKVKYWLTFNEINSVLHGPFMSGGIATPFAELSKQDLYQAVHHELVASALATKVGHEINPDFKIGCMVLAMPAYGYTANPLDQLAAREFENQNYLFSDIHVRGKYPNYIQRYFAENDISIEFAPEDEAILKNTVDFISFSYYMSVAQAHNPEDYEIGQGNIMGGIKNPYLESSEWGWQIDPVGLRLVLNDFYDRYQLPLFIVENGLGAKDVLVDGPDGPTVEDDYRIDYLKKHLQQVGEALTDGVELWGYTTWGPIDLVSASTAQLSKRYGFIYVDRNDDGSGSLARYKKKSFDWYKEVIATNGESLYQ encoded by the coding sequence ATGACAAAAACGGTCTTTCCTGAAAACTTTCTCTGGGGCGGCGCAACTGCCGCCAACCAGTTCGAAGGTGCTTACAACGTTGATGGCAAGGGGCTGTCTGTCCAGGACGTCACACCGCAGGGCGGGATGCCTGCAAAGATTGGTGATTTGGATCCGCTCATTACAGACGAACCGACACCTGATAATTTAAAACTTGAAGGTATTGATTTTTATCACCGCTATAAAGAAGATATTGCTCTCTTTGCTGAAATGGGCTTTAAGGTTTTTCGTCTGTCCATTGCCTGGAGCCGAATTTTTCCTAATGGAGATGAAAAAGAACCCAATGAAGCAGGACTGGAATTCTATGATAAGGTCTTTGATGAGCTGGCCAAATATAATATTGAGCCGCTTGTGACTCTCTCGCACTATGAAACGCCGCTCCACCTCGCCCGTCAGTATAATGGCTGGGCCAGCCGGGAATTGATTAGTTTTTATGAGCGTTATGTCCGGACGGTCTTTAACCGCTATAAGAATAAAGTGAAATACTGGCTGACTTTCAACGAAATCAACTCTGTGCTTCATGGGCCTTTTATGTCGGGAGGTATTGCAACTCCTTTTGCTGAGCTTTCCAAACAAGATTTGTATCAGGCTGTCCATCATGAATTGGTGGCCTCTGCTTTAGCGACCAAGGTCGGCCATGAAATCAATCCCGACTTTAAAATTGGCTGCATGGTTTTAGCTATGCCTGCCTATGGTTATACTGCAAATCCTTTGGATCAGCTGGCAGCGCGTGAATTTGAAAATCAAAATTATCTTTTCTCCGATATTCATGTACGCGGCAAATACCCTAACTACATCCAACGCTATTTTGCAGAAAATGATATTTCCATTGAATTTGCTCCGGAGGATGAAGCTATTCTTAAAAATACTGTCGACTTCATCTCTTTCTCTTACTATATGAGCGTTGCTCAGGCGCATAATCCCGAGGATTATGAAATCGGCCAAGGCAATATTATGGGCGGTATAAAAAATCCTTATCTGGAATCTTCCGAGTGGGGCTGGCAGATTGATCCTGTCGGACTGCGTTTGGTTCTTAATGATTTCTACGATCGCTATCAGCTGCCGCTCTTTATCGTTGAAAACGGTCTAGGTGCAAAAGATGTTTTAGTTGACGGACCGGATGGACCGACAGTCGAAGATGATTATCGGATCGATTACCTGAAAAAACATCTGCAGCAGGTCGGTGAGGCTTTGACAGACGGTGTAGAACTGTGGGGCTATACGACTTGGGGACCGATTGATTTGGTTTCGGCTTCGACGGCCCAGCTCAGCAAACGCTACGGTTTTATCTATGTTGACCGCAATGATGACGGCAGTGGAAGTTTAGCGCGCTATAAGAAAAAATCTTTTGACTGGTACAAGGAAGTTATCGCCACCAACGGTGAATCTTTATATCAATAA